CGCTGGACCCCTGACGGCCCGTCAAAGGTCGAGCCCTCCCCGGCCCCCTACGGCCACCTGGCGTTCAGTCCCGACGGCGACCACCTCTGGGCCTCGCCGTCCGCCGACGACCGGGAGACCTCGGACGTCCTCGACCTCGCCACCGGCAGCACCGGCACGGCCCGCGGCTGGGACACCGGCGTCGCCGCCCACCCGTCCGGCGCCCTGCTCGCCACCCTGGTCAGCGACCAGGGCGCCACCTACTGCCTGTTCGCCCGCCCGGCCGCGGGCGGGATGCGGCCGCTGCGGCACGCCCTGATCCTGGACGTCGACGGCTACGGCACACCGCTGTTCAGCGCCGACGGCCGGCACCTCGCGATCCGCGGCAACGCGTACTTCGACTCCGTGGACGTCTTCGCATTCCCGTCCCTGCGCCGGATCCTGTCGGTCTCGCTCCGCGAACCCGGGGAGTCCGAGGAGTGGCCGCAGCAGAACCTCGCGTTCGGCGCCGCCCCGGGCGTGCTGTGGATCGGCTCCCCCACCGGGACCCTGCTCGAACTCGACGTCGCCACCCGCGAGGCGGTCGAACACGAGCTCCTCGCCGGGGTCGCGCTCTCGGCCCTCACCTCCACCGCCACCGGCCACCTGCTGGCCGCCCGCGCCGACGGCGAACTGG
The DNA window shown above is from Streptomyces sp. TLI_171 and carries:
- a CDS encoding WD40 repeat domain-containing protein translates to MTELAALARVHTAGDGSPVEQLTCHPRLPLVAGTAGGSRLVRIWDFSGGRLRELAHVDLGPEPAEHPTGHWPGQRLPLAWHPEEALLYVTDGTGLTRWTPDGPSKVEPSPAPYGHLAFSPDGDHLWASPSADDRETSDVLDLATGSTGTARGWDTGVAAHPSGALLATLVSDQGATYCLFARPAAGGMRPLRHALILDVDGYGTPLFSADGRHLAIRGNAYFDSVDVFAFPSLRRILSVSLREPGESEEWPQQNLAFGAAPGVLWIGSPTGTLLELDVATREAVEHELLAGVALSALTSTATGHLLAARADGELVLLSAHPAPAATAAAGDDVAAFLAATEDVPDDGDLEDHLVITDGSGTWSQGDLATLTEAAATDPTWLQLRAAVNRVLAG